The region TGCTCCCGGAGCAGGGCTTTGTCGTCGGGACGGGTGGCGATCGCTTCGCTAAGGTGCTGGTAGCGCTCCTGAGCCGCTTTGAGTTCCGTCAGCTGCGCTTCGATGGCATCCCGGGTCGTGAGCCCCGTGTCAAACCGGGGTTGCTGGGCCAGGAGTCCAAACTCCACGGAGCGGTCGACGACCCGTTTGCCTTCGTCGGGCTCTTCGAGCCCCGCGGCGATCTTGAGCAGGGTTGATTTGCCGCAGCCGTTTGGGCCTACGATGGCAACCCTTTCTCCGGGTTCCAGGTGAAACTCCATTCCGGAGAAGATCTGTTTGACATCGTAATTTTTGTGAATATCGTAGAGGTCGATGTAGGCCATATCTCTATCCATTTCGTCGCGGATTTTGCTGAGCCGATTATATCGCGGTTAGCTTTTGCTGGTATAATGGCGGCAAATGCTGACAAATTTACTCTGAAAAGGTTTCGCGTGTCTGTGCTTTTCTGGATCATTTTTATCTATACTCTTTATACCTTCGCCAAGATCTACCTTTCGGTGATGCAGATCGGCTATATCAATGTCGAAAAAAACCGTAAGCCGGTGCTGATGTCCCAGGGGCGCTATCTCGTCGCGGGCAACTACGCCATCGCCAAAGAACGCTTGGCTATCCTGGAGAGTTTCGCGGAGTATCTCCTCTTCCTCTGGTGGGTAATGGCGGGTTTCCGTTGGCTCCAGGGGGTCGTGGGGATCGACGAGAGCGTTGCCAATGCCGTGTTCTTTCTTTTCGGCTTTTTCACGATCAATTGGCTGGTGATGCTCCCGTTTGAAATCTACAGCCGTTTCAAGATCGATCAATCCTTCCACTTCAACAAGATGACGCCCAAAATGTATCTCATCGATACCCTCAAGTCGGTACTTCTCTTTCTGGTGCTGGGTGGAACGCTCTTCGCGGCTCTGGCCTGGATCGTCACCCACGTCGGGCATTGGTGGCTCTGGGGCTTCGCACTCCTCTTCACCGTCGCTCTGCTGGCCAATGTGATCTACCCGACCATTATCGCCCCGATTTTCAACAAATTTACCCCGCTGCCCGATGGGGAGCTCAAAAGTAAGATCAAAGGGATGATGAAGGATGCGGGGCTCAAGAGCGACGGGATCTTCGTGATGGACGCCAGCAAACGCGACAGCCGGCTCAACGCCTACTTCGGAGGGCTGGGCAAATCCAAACGGGTGGTACTCTTCGATACCCTGCTCGACAAACTGAGCGACAAAGAGCTGCTGGCGGTCCTGGGGCACGAACTGGGACATTACCGCCACGGCGATATCTGGAAGAATGTGGCGATGATGGGGGGCTTTCTCTTTGTGGCCTTCTACCTCTTCGGCCATCTTCCCGAAGAGCTCTATATCGAGATGGGGGTAGTCCCCACCGCCGGGGTGACGCTGGCGACGATCTTTTTGCTGCTGCCGGTGCTGAGCTTCGTCTATACCCCGCTGATGAGTATGCTCAGCCGCCACAACGAATACGAGGCGGACCGTTACGGTTCGGAAGTGGGAGGCAAACAGCATCTGATCTCGGCCCTGCTGAAGCTGGTGAGTGAAAACAAATCTTTCCCCAAATCGGACCCTGTCTACTCCCGTTTCTACCATACCCACCCGCCGATCCTGGAGCGGCTGGAGGCGCTGGGCTATGATCCCGAAAAGGTGGATATGGATGCCGAGCTGCCCCGGGAAGGGATCTTCGAATTCCTCCAAAATGACGAAGAGACCCGGGATGACGATCGCTGAGGCACTTCGGGACGCCGCTGCGAGTCTCAGAGAGATTGCGGAGCGACCGCGCCTGGAGGCGGAGATCCTGCTGGCACATCACCTGGGGTGTGAGCGGACTTCCCTGCTATTGAGGGAGGGGGAGACTTTGCCCCGGGAAGAGGAGTTTTTTGCTCTGATCGAGCGGCGCAAAGCCCATGAGCCCATCGAATACATCACCAACGAAGTGAGTTTCTACTCCG is a window of Nitratifractor salsuginis DSM 16511 DNA encoding:
- a CDS encoding M48 family metallopeptidase, which encodes MSVLFWIIFIYTLYTFAKIYLSVMQIGYINVEKNRKPVLMSQGRYLVAGNYAIAKERLAILESFAEYLLFLWWVMAGFRWLQGVVGIDESVANAVFFLFGFFTINWLVMLPFEIYSRFKIDQSFHFNKMTPKMYLIDTLKSVLLFLVLGGTLFAALAWIVTHVGHWWLWGFALLFTVALLANVIYPTIIAPIFNKFTPLPDGELKSKIKGMMKDAGLKSDGIFVMDASKRDSRLNAYFGGLGKSKRVVLFDTLLDKLSDKELLAVLGHELGHYRHGDIWKNVAMMGGFLFVAFYLFGHLPEELYIEMGVVPTAGVTLATIFLLLPVLSFVYTPLMSMLSRHNEYEADRYGSEVGGKQHLISALLKLVSENKSFPKSDPVYSRFYHTHPPILERLEALGYDPEKVDMDAELPREGIFEFLQNDEETRDDDR